Proteins encoded together in one Phalacrocorax aristotelis chromosome 7, bGulAri2.1, whole genome shotgun sequence window:
- the LOC142059945 gene encoding G-protein coupled receptor 35-like, whose translation MANCTDNDDILQNGTVLFQLIVYTPVFFLGVPLNMIAFWVFCCKFKKWTVTRVYMINLMVADSFLLFALPFLVYFSMYKHPVDNLCFTIQNIYFTNMPMSILSITLIAIDRYIAIKFPLKSKMFRSPLKSASICGFLWIILIIYSYLRPKFNNNNESVCLQKQSIQPNYSLLFSIIFWYFVPSGIVIFCSVQVITCLKKKMATSTHETKLLQKAIHIVSVNLCVFLVCFSPFYITLLLRFAVDVAGACSLLSEVRASIRICACLANTNCCLDAFCYYFAAKEFKEFSSLFPTNISMRSKVDQIQESQPPTDQVIT comes from the coding sequence ATGGCCAACTGCACCGACAACGATGACATTCTGCAGAACGGCACTGTGCTATTTCAACTTATCGTCTACACCCCAGTGTTCTTTTTGGGGGTCCCACTAAACATGATTGCCTTCTGGGTCTTCTGCTGCAAATTCAAGAAGTGGACCGTGACCAGGGTGTACATGATCAACCTCATGGTTGCAGACAGTTTCCTGCTCTTTGCCCTGCCTTTCCTGGTATATTTTAGCATGTATAAACATCCCGTAGACAATCTGTGTTTCACCATACAGAacatatattttacaaacaTGCCTATGAGCATCCTTAGCATCACTCTGATTGCAATTGATCGATACATTGCAATCAAGTTCCCTCTAAAATCAAAGATGTTTCGATCCCCACTGAAATCGGCTTCTATCTGTGGGTTTCTTTGGATAATACTGATAATTTATTCCTACTTGCGTCCAaaatttaataataacaatgaaaGTGTCTGCCTTCAGAAACAATCTATTCAACCtaattattcattattattttccattatctTTTGGTATTTTGTCCCCTCAGGGATTGTGATTTTTTGCTCAGTACAAGTTATCACATGTCTCAAAAAGAAGATGGCCACGAGCACTCATGAGACAAAGTTACTCCAGAAAGCAATCCACATTGTTTCTGTGAATTTGTGTGTGTTCCTCGTATGTTTTTCACCTTTCTACATCACACTGCTCTTGCGGTTTGCAGTGGATGTTGCTGGAGCTTGTTCTCTGCTCTCGGAAGTTAGAGCCTCTATTCGGATCTGTGCATGCTTAGCAAATACTAACTGCTGTTTGGACGCATTTTGCTATTACTTTGCAGCCAAGGAATTCAaggaattttcttctctgttcccCACTAATATATCAATGAGGTCCAAGGTGGACCAAATCCAAGAGTCACAGCCACCCACAGACCAAGTCATAACATAG